Genomic segment of Mucilaginibacter sabulilitoris:
CGCAATTACTCCCGGCTTATCCAAGCCGGGAGCTTATAGGTTAAGTACTGTCGGTAAGGTTATTTCCATAAAATCGTCTGATAGCGCTGGTGTGTTTAACGGGGTTATTACATTGCTTCAATTATACCAGTCCGCCAAAAAAGAGGGGGCAAATACCATGTTGCCGGGGTTAATTATAAATGATGAGCCGCGGTATCAATGGCGGGGATTTATGCTTGACGAATCACGTCATTTTTTTGGGAAAGAGGTTGTTAAGCAGCTCCTGAACTGGATGGCCTTTTACAAACTGAACCGCTTTCACTGGCATTTAACAGATGCACAGGGCTGGCGGCTGGCTATAGAAAAATACCCGCTGCTTGCTACGGTTGGCGGAATAGGGAATTTTACTGATTCTACGGCACAAGCCCGGTATTACACTCAAAACGACATCAGGGAGATTGTAAAGTATGCCAAACGGCGGAATATTGAGATTGTTCCAGAAATTGATATGCCGGGTCATGCTACCGGGGCTACGCACGCTTACCCCGAATTGTCCGGAGGCACAACGCCCCGTTATGAAAATTTTACGTTTAACCCGGCTAAGGAAGGTACTTACCAGTTTATGGGCAATGTTTTAAAGGAAGTAAAAGCATTGTTTCCAGACGGCAGGATCCATATAGGAGGTGATGAAGTTGCCCTCGGAATAAAAGCATGGGAAAGTAATCCCGATGTGCAGAAATTGATGACCGATAAAGGATTTACAGACTACCAACAAGCCGAGTTTTATTTTTTGAAAAGGATTGCCGATACTGTACAAAAGCTAAATTACAAGGTAATGTGCTGGGACGAGACGGTAGCCGCAGGTTTGCCAACCAGCAATGTCATCATCGATTGGTGGCGACAGAATAAACCAGAGGTTCTTACTGAGGCTATTAACAAAGGGTACAATATTATCCTTTGCCCCAGGCTACCTTTATATTTAGATTTTGTGCAGGACAGCACACACCGGTCGGGCCGGAAATGGGGGGGACTGTTTAACACTTATTTGGATATCTATCACTTCCCGGAGAATAGTCTTGCCGACAGCATTTGTAAAAAGACCAATATTATTGGCATACAGGCCAATCTATGGACCGAAACGGTAAGCTCAAAAAAGCGACTCGATTACTTATTATTTCCAAGGCTTGCTGCCGCGGCAGAGGCGGGCTGGTGTGCCAGTTCCGCCAAAAACGACGACATGTTTAATCAAAGGCTAAAGGCGCATTTATTGTATTACAAAAAGGCCGGAATTTATTATTATGATCCGTTCAATCCTAAAGAGCACGAGGAAGCTATAGATCAACAACCTAAACAGGAGGTTAAGGATTAAAATATTTTAGCTGTTATAAAACTGGTAGTTTTCTTTAGTGATAATATCAATGGGCATATAGGTTGATTTTTCAACTTCGCTTATCTTGAAAAGATGCTTGTAAAGCGCCATAATGCCAAGATATCCCTGTTCTTTAGGGCGCTGGCAAATCAGGAAGGTAATTTGGCCGTTAATTAGGTAATCAATGTTCTTTTTCAAAAAATCGTAGCCGATAAGCAAAATATCTGTCCTGTTACGTTTTTCAAGTATCTTGGCTATAATGTTTACCCTGGAGTTGGTTACAAAAATGGCTTTTATACCAGGCTCTGCCGATAAGGCAGAAAGTAATGTTTTCTCGACCGGGGCAAGTTTGGTTTCATTGGTATGCAGGGTGATTACCTCGTGTGGTTCCGGTGCATGATCAAAAAAGTTTTTAAACCCCTGTTCCTTCCGCAATAAATGGTGGTTGTTTTCCAGATCGGTAGATATGTTGACCGTTAAAATTTTATCCTGTTTTTGAATAGACAGACTAATAAGCTGGGCGGCAAGTTTTCCGCTTTGGTAAAGCTCAGGGCCTATATAAGTCAGGTTTTGCTGGTCGGGCAGGTCGGAGTTGATAAACGCAAGCGGCAAGCCCAGTTGCTGGATTTTTTTTGAGAGTGTTATAGATTCTTCCACAAATGACGGCGCCATGAGTACGGCATTAGGCTCATTTTTTAGCATTTCATCAGCCGACGCGTTGAAACTGTCTTTAGAATCAAGATCGTAAAAAAAGTATTTAACCGTTACACCAAATTGCTTTATTTCTGCCGCGGCTTGTTTTATACCATTTAAAGGATAACTCCAATAATCTGTTTCGTTAGAAACCGCAGGGATCAGGATAGCGAAATTTAGTATCTTCCTGGAAGCCAGGAGGCTTGCCATTTTATTGGGCTGAAAATTCAGCTCCTCAATAATCGCGTTTATTTTTTGCTTGGTATTTTCAGATACCCCTTTCCTGTTATGGATAACCCGGTCAACCGTACCAATTGAAACGTTTGCTCTCCGGGCAATTTCTTTAACACCTGTTAATTCGGTTTCTGTCTTCTTCATGTATATAGCAACCAAATATAGTACATTTTACTAATCATTTTTAATGGAACGAAGGGCTTGCCAAGGGTGTTTTAGGCAGATATTTACTTAGGCAGCTCATTAATAAAAATAATTAACGTGTACGTACACGAATTCTCGATTATTATTTCTATTTTGCAGTAAGTTTAGATCAGGGGGTGAATTAATTGCCGTTTAGGTAGTTACAAAACATAACAAACAGGTAATTCATTAAACACTTATATGGAACAAAATACCAAGATTGAAAAAAAGCGGCTTCTATCACTCGATTTTTTCAGAGGATTAACCATTGCAGTCATGATCCTGGTGAATACCCCCGGAGATGGCGACCATGTGTATGCACCATTAGAACATTCCAAATGGAATGGATGTACACCTACCGATCTGGTGTTCCCGTTTTTCTTATTTATGGTAGGCGTGTCTATTGTTTATGCCTTAGAAAGTAAAAAGGCATTGCAGGCAAACCATACCGGTATTATGTGGCATACCCTGCGCCGTATGCTCATTTTAATTGGCCTGGGTTTGTCTATATTTTTATTTTATCGTCCCGATTTTGCTCATCTCCGTTTCCCGGGCGTACTGCAGCGTATTGGTATTGTTTATTTTATAGCAACCCTGACGTATCTCAAAACAAGTGAACGCACACGTGATTGGTTAACGGTGATCATTTTAGTAAGCTATTATTTAATAATGTATTACATACCTGTACCGGACGGACACGCAGCTAATTTAACGCCGGAGTATAATCTTGCCGCCTGGGTTGATAGGGCCGTATTTTCAACAAACCACATGTACCGGTTTACCAAACAATGGGATCCGGTTGGCTTGCTGAGTACCTGGCCTGCCATTGCAACTGCTTTGTTTGGCATCAGGATAGGTACAATATTGAAAAACAATAACATACAGGTTAATGAAAAATGTGTAAAGCTGTTTTTAATTGGGATAGCAGCAATTGTTTTAGGATTGATCACCGATTTGTTTTTCCCTATCAATAAATCATTATGGACCAGCTCGTATGTGCTGTATACGGGCGGCATTTGCACAGTAGGATTAACGGCCGCTTTCTGGCTGATAGATGTAAAAGGATATAAGAAATACGCGTGGATAATGGTGGTGTTTGGCGTAAATGCTATCAGCGCCTATATCTTATCTGAGATTGTACCGGGACTGATCAATTTTTTAAAGATCCCGCATAACGGTCACCATATTATGGGGATGAAATATCTTTACCGGGCTGTTTTTCTACCGTTGGTCTCGCCCGTTAATGCGTCATTACTTGCTGCCTGTGTATTTGTAGCGCTTATATGGGGTATGATGTATATTTTGTACAAACGAAAAATTGTTATAAAAATATAGTTAATGGCGATTTGGATCCGGTCAATTCAGGATCATGAAACCAAAGCAGATTTAACCGGGCTTACCTTGCCAACTATAAATATGTACGACAGTGCGCCCAAAAAGGCAACTGAGCCAATAAAAAGTAATGCTGATTGAAAATCGCCGCCTTTGGCCAACAGAC
This window contains:
- a CDS encoding beta-N-acetylhexosaminidase — translated: MKKYFFILLLLLCSSVLNAQNLKLIPYPSNVKMAGSRLAMARGSGFYTDNPRFKYAVNYLNEEIGSPHKTAARKQKITIAITPGLSKPGAYRLSTVGKVISIKSSDSAGVFNGVITLLQLYQSAKKEGANTMLPGLIINDEPRYQWRGFMLDESRHFFGKEVVKQLLNWMAFYKLNRFHWHLTDAQGWRLAIEKYPLLATVGGIGNFTDSTAQARYYTQNDIREIVKYAKRRNIEIVPEIDMPGHATGATHAYPELSGGTTPRYENFTFNPAKEGTYQFMGNVLKEVKALFPDGRIHIGGDEVALGIKAWESNPDVQKLMTDKGFTDYQQAEFYFLKRIADTVQKLNYKVMCWDETVAAGLPTSNVIIDWWRQNKPEVLTEAINKGYNIILCPRLPLYLDFVQDSTHRSGRKWGGLFNTYLDIYHFPENSLADSICKKTNIIGIQANLWTETVSSKKRLDYLLFPRLAAAAEAGWCASSAKNDDMFNQRLKAHLLYYKKAGIYYYDPFNPKEHEEAIDQQPKQEVKD
- a CDS encoding substrate-binding domain-containing protein, which encodes MKKTETELTGVKEIARRANVSIGTVDRVIHNRKGVSENTKQKINAIIEELNFQPNKMASLLASRKILNFAILIPAVSNETDYWSYPLNGIKQAAAEIKQFGVTVKYFFYDLDSKDSFNASADEMLKNEPNAVLMAPSFVEESITLSKKIQQLGLPLAFINSDLPDQQNLTYIGPELYQSGKLAAQLISLSIQKQDKILTVNISTDLENNHHLLRKEQGFKNFFDHAPEPHEVITLHTNETKLAPVEKTLLSALSAEPGIKAIFVTNSRVNIIAKILEKRNRTDILLIGYDFLKKNIDYLINGQITFLICQRPKEQGYLGIMALYKHLFKISEVEKSTYMPIDIITKENYQFYNS
- a CDS encoding acyltransferase family protein — translated: MEQNTKIEKKRLLSLDFFRGLTIAVMILVNTPGDGDHVYAPLEHSKWNGCTPTDLVFPFFLFMVGVSIVYALESKKALQANHTGIMWHTLRRMLILIGLGLSIFLFYRPDFAHLRFPGVLQRIGIVYFIATLTYLKTSERTRDWLTVIILVSYYLIMYYIPVPDGHAANLTPEYNLAAWVDRAVFSTNHMYRFTKQWDPVGLLSTWPAIATALFGIRIGTILKNNNIQVNEKCVKLFLIGIAAIVLGLITDLFFPINKSLWTSSYVLYTGGICTVGLTAAFWLIDVKGYKKYAWIMVVFGVNAISAYILSEIVPGLINFLKIPHNGHHIMGMKYLYRAVFLPLVSPVNASLLAACVFVALIWGMMYILYKRKIVIKI